A genome region from Nocardioides cynanchi includes the following:
- a CDS encoding alpha-(1->3)-arabinofuranosyltransferase domain-containing protein, with the protein MSVRSTALDGPETRVAPPDRLPPDQPPPSTPHEGALSSPVRKAGYAAVLTVLAFIQGSGLMVADTKFDLLTAPGRFLARGLQLWDPDAAFGQVPDQSYGYAWPMGPFFALGHLAQMPPWMIQRLWWALLLCLAFFGMLRLLEELLMGSELTRLVASLVFVLTPRMTTLVGVVSVEVWPMALAPWVLLPLVRGSRRGSVRRAAAMSALVVCCCGGVNAVAVAAVLPLGVIWLLTREPGPRRWRLLGWWTFFTVLATAWWSGPLLLLGRYAPPFLDYIENATITTLPTDLTRSLLGISDWVAYFGGPDFGSGLHVVGTPYLLVDAALVAGLGLLGICLPGHPHRRFLVWGLLTGLMLVGFGYARDLPGFFAGDRLSSLDFALAPFRNVHKFDVVLRIPLVLGLAHALTELPKLIHRLGSVLTLRVFRAAVGAAVFALLTPWLYGVIPASDGVRTVPSYWTSAATWLAGHDDGSVALELPAAPFGVYTWGNSHDDILQGLATSPWAVRNVVPLAQPGNVVFLDAVTRAVESGQPQPRLASYLAANGVGALVVRNDLDRILTGAPDPTYVKAVLSATPGLTLVKSFGPLVSASAYGYVDNADRTRIVQNSGISDLARSIDVYQVRDPQPAALSSVGEVLLGDPSSPLDSGLADVAPVPPLLAADASGPTAPITGQVLTDDLKRREMNFPAVRWNESSTLTAGEPFRLSGKEQSHRLVSDDARWDTTVSWSGGVSGVEASTSQAYADAVPPLVIGAHPGAVFDGDPDTAWLSARDADPKQQWWQADFTHARTVSRVGVSVAVGSVPLTSLVISGGGQSRTVPAPRPGRDASYPVGLPSTSTLRISPVYAGPLLTGSVGLSEVHIDGLRPQRYLDLPAPLSDAPVDVVSLSRDPDRFPCVEVQSAFPCDPALREPGEDGDMLARRLSVPDPSRFTVAATASLRRTDAVWSTLLRHTGVRVVVPHQGEGDPAQGSGALADGDPSTTWVATSSHPLIRLRLPHRTRLSQLALDLQPGAAASLPQRLLVRSGHRQQVVDLDTQGRAPLPHWRVRDLSLRVESTYPAFTPDGQRFSELGPGISELRINGRGLTHDVFRPLDVPCGQGPKLAIGGSIFDTSAIANVRSLLRGAQVPLHVCALPGVTPYVVLDGAATVLAPPTGALRVDSVTLERPGAALGTDRPATVHRDAGGLPTSVDLPARTATSVLSLTQNVNPGWQATLDGHVLAAQRVDGWQQGWVVPAGPAARVDLRFTPTRLFDGLLILGAVLALGCAVAATPLRLRATARGTVRDLPPLGAAPGRWLDAVLVVAAAGFFTGWVGLAVLAAGAVVAWRFRSFDGWGYAAGLALLVAVLGLTWGPVKSQSWALSWAQVWAMVAVAAVSVALVRPARARGSAPAPAPGTPGRPWWRPARSASSSAGSSAAGSGSRSSARRASPPPA; encoded by the coding sequence ATGTCAGTGCGGTCGACGGCCCTCGACGGGCCGGAGACCAGGGTCGCGCCACCCGACCGGCTCCCGCCCGACCAGCCCCCACCAAGTACGCCGCACGAGGGAGCGCTCAGCTCCCCGGTGCGCAAGGCGGGGTACGCCGCGGTGCTCACCGTGCTGGCCTTCATCCAGGGCAGCGGCCTGATGGTCGCCGACACGAAGTTCGACCTGCTGACCGCACCCGGCCGCTTCCTGGCCCGCGGCCTCCAGCTGTGGGACCCCGACGCCGCGTTCGGCCAGGTGCCCGACCAGAGCTACGGCTACGCCTGGCCGATGGGCCCGTTCTTCGCGCTCGGCCACCTCGCCCAGATGCCGCCGTGGATGATCCAGCGACTCTGGTGGGCGCTGCTGCTGTGCCTGGCCTTCTTCGGGATGCTCCGGCTCCTCGAGGAGCTGCTGATGGGCAGCGAGCTGACCCGGCTCGTCGCCTCCCTGGTCTTCGTGCTGACACCCCGGATGACCACGCTGGTGGGTGTGGTGTCGGTCGAGGTCTGGCCGATGGCCCTCGCACCGTGGGTGCTGCTGCCGCTGGTGCGCGGCTCGCGCCGGGGGTCGGTCCGCCGTGCCGCTGCGATGAGCGCCCTGGTCGTCTGCTGCTGCGGGGGCGTCAACGCCGTGGCGGTGGCCGCCGTGCTGCCGCTCGGGGTGATCTGGCTGCTCACCCGGGAGCCGGGCCCGCGACGCTGGCGGCTGCTGGGCTGGTGGACCTTCTTCACGGTGCTGGCCACGGCCTGGTGGAGCGGACCGCTGCTGCTCCTGGGTCGCTACGCGCCGCCGTTCCTCGACTACATCGAGAACGCCACCATCACCACGCTGCCCACCGACCTGACCCGCAGCCTGCTCGGGATCTCCGACTGGGTCGCCTACTTCGGCGGCCCCGACTTCGGCTCGGGCCTGCACGTCGTCGGAACGCCGTACCTCCTGGTGGACGCCGCCCTGGTCGCCGGGCTCGGGCTGCTCGGTATCTGCCTGCCCGGCCACCCGCACCGCAGGTTCCTGGTCTGGGGCCTCCTGACCGGGCTGATGCTGGTCGGCTTCGGCTATGCCCGCGACCTGCCGGGCTTCTTCGCCGGGGACCGGCTGAGCTCCCTCGACTTCGCTCTGGCGCCGTTCCGCAACGTCCACAAGTTCGACGTGGTGCTCCGCATCCCGCTGGTGCTGGGGCTGGCCCACGCCCTGACCGAGCTGCCGAAGCTGATCCACAGGCTCGGCTCGGTGCTCACCCTGCGGGTCTTCCGGGCGGCGGTCGGTGCGGCGGTCTTCGCCCTGCTCACGCCCTGGCTGTACGGCGTGATCCCAGCCAGCGACGGGGTGCGGACCGTCCCCTCGTACTGGACGTCGGCCGCGACCTGGCTGGCCGGCCACGACGACGGCTCGGTCGCGCTGGAGCTGCCGGCGGCGCCGTTCGGTGTCTACACCTGGGGCAACTCCCACGACGACATCCTCCAGGGCCTGGCCACCAGCCCCTGGGCCGTGCGCAACGTGGTGCCGCTGGCCCAGCCGGGCAACGTGGTCTTCCTGGACGCGGTGACCCGGGCCGTGGAGTCGGGGCAGCCGCAGCCCCGGCTGGCGTCGTACCTCGCGGCCAACGGGGTCGGGGCCTTGGTCGTGCGCAACGACCTGGACCGGATCCTGACCGGCGCGCCCGACCCGACCTACGTCAAGGCGGTGCTGTCCGCGACGCCGGGGCTGACCCTGGTCAAGTCGTTCGGGCCGCTGGTGTCGGCGAGCGCCTACGGCTACGTCGACAACGCCGACCGGACCCGGATCGTGCAGAACAGCGGCATCTCCGACCTGGCCCGGTCGATCGACGTCTACCAGGTCCGCGACCCGCAACCGGCCGCGCTGTCGAGCGTCGGGGAGGTGCTCCTCGGCGACCCGTCCTCGCCGCTGGACAGCGGTCTGGCAGACGTGGCACCGGTCCCGCCGCTGCTGGCCGCCGACGCGTCCGGTCCGACCGCCCCGATCACCGGGCAGGTGCTCACCGACGACCTCAAGCGGCGCGAGATGAACTTCCCTGCGGTGCGCTGGAACGAGTCGAGCACGCTCACGGCCGGCGAGCCCTTCCGGCTCAGCGGCAAGGAGCAGTCTCATCGGCTGGTGTCCGACGACGCCCGCTGGGACACCACCGTGTCCTGGAGTGGTGGCGTGTCCGGTGTCGAGGCCAGCACCTCCCAGGCCTACGCCGACGCCGTGCCGCCGCTGGTGATCGGGGCCCACCCCGGAGCGGTCTTCGACGGCGACCCGGACACCGCCTGGCTCTCGGCCCGCGACGCCGACCCCAAGCAGCAGTGGTGGCAGGCCGACTTCACCCACGCCCGCACGGTCTCCCGGGTCGGCGTGAGCGTGGCCGTGGGCTCCGTGCCGCTGACGTCCCTGGTGATCTCCGGTGGGGGACAGTCGCGGACGGTGCCCGCCCCTCGCCCCGGCCGCGACGCGTCGTACCCGGTGGGACTGCCGAGCACCTCGACGCTGCGGATCTCCCCGGTCTACGCCGGGCCCCTGCTGACCGGGTCGGTCGGGCTCAGCGAGGTGCACATCGACGGCCTCCGGCCGCAGCGCTACCTCGACCTCCCGGCGCCCCTGTCCGACGCGCCGGTCGACGTCGTCTCCCTCTCCCGCGACCCGGACCGGTTCCCGTGCGTCGAGGTGCAGAGCGCCTTTCCGTGCGACCCGGCCCTGCGCGAGCCCGGTGAGGACGGCGACATGCTGGCCCGCCGGCTGAGCGTGCCCGACCCCTCCCGCTTCACGGTCGCGGCCACCGCCTCGCTCCGGCGCACCGACGCGGTCTGGTCGACGCTGCTCCGGCACACGGGCGTCCGGGTGGTGGTGCCGCACCAGGGCGAGGGGGACCCGGCCCAGGGGAGCGGCGCCCTGGCCGACGGCGACCCCTCGACGACCTGGGTGGCGACCTCCTCGCACCCGCTGATCCGGCTCCGGCTGCCGCACCGCACCCGGCTGTCCCAGCTGGCCCTCGACCTGCAGCCGGGAGCCGCCGCGTCGCTCCCGCAGCGCCTCCTGGTCCGGTCCGGCCACCGGCAGCAGGTGGTCGACCTCGACACCCAGGGGAGGGCTCCCCTCCCGCACTGGCGGGTGCGCGACCTCAGTCTCCGGGTGGAGTCGACCTACCCGGCGTTCACCCCCGACGGACAGCGCTTCTCCGAGCTGGGGCCGGGCATCTCCGAGCTCCGGATCAACGGGCGGGGCCTGACCCACGACGTCTTCCGGCCCCTCGACGTGCCCTGCGGGCAGGGGCCGAAGCTCGCGATCGGGGGCTCGATCTTCGACACGAGCGCCATCGCCAACGTGCGCAGCCTGCTGCGGGGAGCGCAGGTGCCCCTCCACGTGTGTGCCCTGCCGGGAGTCACGCCGTACGTCGTGCTGGACGGCGCGGCCACCGTGCTCGCTCCGCCCACCGGCGCGCTGCGGGTCGACTCGGTCACCCTGGAGCGACCCGGTGCCGCTCTCGGCACCGACCGACCGGCGACGGTGCACCGCGACGCCGGAGGTCTGCCGACCTCGGTCGACCTGCCGGCCCGCACCGCCACCTCGGTCCTGTCGCTGACGCAGAACGTCAACCCCGGCTGGCAGGCCACCCTCGACGGCCACGTGCTGGCCGCCCAACGCGTCGACGGCTGGCAGCAGGGCTGGGTGGTGCCGGCCGGCCCCGCGGCCCGGGTCGACCTGAGGTTCACGCCGACCCGGCTCTTCGACGGGCTCCTGATCCTCGGTGCCGTGCTCGCCCTGGGCTGCGCGGTCGCGGCGACCCCGCTCCGGCTGCGGGCGACCGCCCGCGGCACGGTCCGCGACCTGCCGCCGCTCGGGGCGGCGCCGGGTCGGTGGCTCGATGCCGTGCTCGTGGTGGCGGCCGCCGGGTTCTTCACCGGCTGGGTCGGGCTGGCCGTCCTGGCGGCCGGTGCAGTCGTGGCGTGGCGGTTCCGCTCGTTCGACGGCTGGGGCTACGCCGCCGGGCTCGCCCTGCTGGTCGCGGTGCTCGGGCTCACCTGGGGCCCGGTGAAGAGCCAGTCCTGGGCGCTGTCGTGGGCCCAGGTCTGGGCGATGGTCGCGGTGGCGGCGGTCAGCGTGGCGCTGGTCCGGCCGGCTCGTGCGCGGGGGAGTGCTCCTGCGCCCGCGCCTGGAACTCCAGGTCGGCCCTGGTGGCGTCCGGCTCGATCCGCATCATCCAGCGCAGGTTCTTCAGCCGCAGGATCGGGCTCTCGAAGTAGCGCCAGGAGAGCGTCGCCACCACCAGCGTGA
- a CDS encoding decaprenyl-phosphate phosphoribosyltransferase: MIAPVVRSMRPRQWTKNLLVVAAPLAAGRLFDSPVWWQTLVAFVAFCLVSGAVYLVNDSLDVESDRVHPRKQHRPIAAGELSIRTALVAATVATVVALAGGTAVRWQLGLLLLGYLALQVAYSIWLKHEPVLDLAVVAVGFLLRAVAGGLAAGLFLSNSFLMVAGFGSLFMVAGKRYSELHTLGSEAGTRRSLIRYTDTYLRFVWSIAATSTALAYCLWAFEQPPETLPWQSFSIVPFVLGLLRYAVDIDAGHAAEPEDIVLGDRGLQAIGAVWFVLVCLGVLGV; the protein is encoded by the coding sequence GTGATCGCCCCCGTGGTGCGGTCCATGCGCCCTCGGCAGTGGACCAAGAACCTTCTCGTGGTGGCCGCCCCGCTGGCCGCCGGGCGGCTCTTCGACTCGCCGGTGTGGTGGCAGACCCTGGTCGCGTTCGTGGCCTTCTGCCTGGTCTCCGGGGCGGTCTACCTCGTCAACGACTCCCTGGACGTGGAGTCCGACCGGGTCCATCCGCGCAAGCAGCACCGCCCGATCGCGGCCGGCGAGCTGTCGATCCGCACCGCCCTGGTCGCCGCCACGGTCGCCACGGTGGTGGCCCTCGCCGGCGGTACGGCGGTGCGCTGGCAGCTCGGGCTCCTTCTGCTCGGCTACCTCGCCCTGCAGGTGGCCTACTCGATCTGGCTCAAGCACGAGCCGGTGCTCGACCTGGCCGTGGTCGCGGTCGGCTTCCTGCTGCGTGCCGTCGCCGGTGGCCTGGCGGCGGGGCTGTTCCTGTCCAACTCGTTCCTGATGGTGGCCGGCTTCGGCTCGCTGTTCATGGTGGCCGGCAAGCGCTACTCCGAGCTGCACACCCTCGGGAGCGAGGCCGGCACCCGCCGTTCGCTGATCCGCTACACCGACACCTATCTCCGTTTCGTGTGGAGCATCGCTGCCACCTCGACCGCGCTGGCCTACTGCCTGTGGGCGTTCGAGCAGCCCCCCGAGACGCTGCCGTGGCAGTCCTTCTCGATCGTGCCGTTCGTGCTCGGGCTGCTCCGCTACGCCGTCGACATCGACGCCGGGCACGCGGCCGAGCCGGAGGACATCGTGCTGGGCGACCGCGGCCTCCAGGCGATCGGGGCGGTCTGGTTCGTGCTGGTCTGCCTCGGGGTGCTGGGTGTCTGA
- a CDS encoding decaprenylphospho-beta-D-erythro-pentofuranosid-2-ulose 2-reductase has protein sequence MIDALGRPQSLLLLGGTSEIALATARAWADAKPHVTLAARPGPARDDAAAALTSEGFEVDVVDFEAEDTESHPALIDRVASRRDIDVALVCFGVLGDEEEAWTDHAAAVRLARVNYTGAVSVGVCLASVVRRQGHGTIVALSSVAGERVRRSNFVYGSTKAGMDGFFLGLGEALREHGGRVLVVRPGFVHTKMTAGRPAAPLSVTADQVAEAIVKGVADGSDLVWVPGLMRGVMSGLRHVPRPLFRRLPL, from the coding sequence ATGATCGACGCCCTCGGACGGCCCCAGTCGCTGCTGCTGCTCGGCGGCACCAGCGAGATCGCCCTGGCCACGGCGCGTGCCTGGGCCGACGCCAAGCCGCACGTCACGCTGGCCGCCCGTCCCGGCCCCGCGCGAGACGACGCTGCCGCGGCCCTGACGAGCGAGGGCTTCGAGGTCGACGTCGTCGACTTCGAGGCGGAGGACACCGAGTCCCATCCCGCCCTGATCGACCGTGTCGCATCGCGGCGCGACATCGACGTCGCCCTGGTCTGCTTCGGTGTGCTCGGTGACGAGGAGGAGGCGTGGACGGACCACGCCGCCGCGGTGCGCCTGGCCCGGGTCAACTACACCGGCGCGGTGAGTGTCGGTGTCTGCCTGGCCTCCGTCGTACGACGGCAGGGTCACGGGACGATCGTCGCCCTGTCGTCGGTGGCCGGCGAGCGGGTCCGACGGTCCAACTTCGTCTACGGCTCGACCAAGGCCGGGATGGACGGCTTCTTCCTGGGCCTGGGCGAGGCGCTGCGCGAGCACGGCGGCCGGGTCCTGGTGGTGCGCCCCGGCTTCGTGCACACCAAGATGACGGCCGGTCGGCCGGCGGCACCGCTCTCGGTGACCGCCGACCAGGTGGCCGAAGCCATCGTGAAGGGGGTCGCGGACGGCTCGGACCTGGTCTGGGTCCCGGGGCTGATGCGTGGCGTGATGTCCGGCCTGCGCCACGTGCCGCGCCCGCTCTTCCGCCGCCTGCCACTCTGA
- a CDS encoding lipopolysaccharide biosynthesis protein, which yields MTARGGVRDFVRSSSAMAVSISIANVATYGFTVVAARALGPHEYGAVAALLAALLVIGVLQLGLQATAARRVAAEPEHRAEIEHEIVRVGWRAALALGLVLLVLSPLVERLLRLDSVVTAVWLAVAAVPLNLMGAQAGILQGERRWGALSLVYLAVGIPRVAVGGAFIAWRPDQTAAIAGVALSAVFPAVVGWWALRSGERFVPDRTRPGERRHPTRDILTEIAHNSQALLAFFALSNADIVVARHALDSHRAGIYAAGLILTKAMLFLPQFVVVVAFPSMSTEAGRGPALKRSLLAVGLLGVVGTLGAFFLRDLALVFVGGSAYTEVTDRLWIFALLGTILSMLQLLVYAVLARGGRRPVLLVWATFVVVLVAGLTTSTVTGLLTLVAACDTALLVALLLTDARGLGNAEPVDQDAPAPV from the coding sequence GTGACGGCGCGGGGTGGGGTACGGGACTTCGTGCGCAGCAGCAGCGCGATGGCCGTCTCGATCAGCATCGCCAACGTGGCCACCTACGGCTTCACGGTGGTCGCCGCCCGGGCTCTCGGCCCGCACGAGTACGGCGCCGTCGCGGCCCTGTTGGCGGCACTGCTGGTGATCGGGGTGCTCCAGCTCGGCCTGCAGGCCACCGCCGCGCGCCGGGTCGCCGCGGAGCCGGAGCACCGAGCCGAGATCGAGCACGAGATCGTCCGGGTGGGCTGGCGTGCCGCGCTGGCCCTCGGGCTGGTCCTCCTGGTGCTCTCGCCCCTGGTCGAGCGCCTGCTGCGGCTGGACAGCGTGGTCACCGCGGTCTGGCTCGCCGTGGCCGCCGTACCGCTGAACCTGATGGGGGCCCAGGCCGGCATCCTCCAGGGCGAACGACGGTGGGGCGCGCTGTCGCTGGTCTACCTGGCCGTCGGCATCCCCCGGGTCGCGGTCGGAGGAGCGTTCATCGCGTGGCGTCCCGACCAGACCGCGGCGATCGCCGGCGTCGCCCTGAGCGCGGTGTTCCCGGCGGTGGTCGGCTGGTGGGCGCTGCGGTCCGGCGAGCGCTTCGTCCCGGACCGGACCCGACCGGGTGAACGACGCCACCCGACCCGCGACATCCTCACCGAGATCGCGCACAACTCCCAGGCCCTGCTGGCGTTCTTCGCCCTGTCCAACGCCGACATCGTGGTCGCCCGGCACGCCCTGGACTCGCACCGCGCAGGCATCTACGCGGCCGGGCTGATCCTGACCAAGGCGATGCTGTTCCTGCCGCAGTTCGTCGTCGTGGTGGCCTTCCCCTCGATGTCGACCGAGGCCGGCCGCGGCCCTGCCCTGAAACGCAGCCTGCTGGCGGTCGGCCTGCTCGGCGTGGTCGGGACCCTCGGGGCGTTCTTCCTGCGCGACCTGGCCCTCGTGTTCGTCGGTGGCTCGGCGTACACCGAGGTCACCGACCGGCTGTGGATCTTCGCCCTGCTCGGGACCATCCTGTCGATGCTCCAGCTCCTGGTGTACGCCGTGCTCGCCCGCGGCGGACGGCGTCCGGTGCTGCTGGTGTGGGCGACGTTCGTGGTGGTGCTGGTGGCCGGCCTCACCACGTCGACTGTGACCGGGCTGCTCACCCTGGTCGCGGCCTGCGACACCGCCCTGCTCGTGGCGCTCCTGCTCACCGATGCCCGCGGGCTGGGCAACGCCGAGCCCGTCGACCAGGACGCGCCGGCCCCCGTCTGA
- a CDS encoding FAD-binding oxidoreductase, translated as MSERRQFQGWGRTAPVMATAVTGTAGEVGDLLRSAGPRGLIARGLGRSYGDAAQNSGGEVLLPIEGQPRLVGDRVVAAAGTSLHDLIRFLLPHGRFLPVTPGTRYVSVGGAIACDVHGKSHHVTGTFGAHVDSFDLVTPDGTTRTVTAEGEPELFWATVGGMGLTGVVTSATLRTIAVESGWVDVTTDRFEDLHSLMAAMREGDDAWTYSVAWVDTLSRGRSGAGPGRSVLTRGEHAARAALDARRSGTPYPLPGDPRLGAPRGLPSGLVSPLSVRAFNELWFRKAPRHRSGELQTLATFFHPLDGVADWNRLYGPAGFVQYQLVVPDEAGDVVRDAVATLAASGHASFLAVLKRFGPANAGLLSFPMAGWTLALDLPARPGLGRLLDRLDDAVVEAGGRIYLAKDSRLRADRFAAMYPRREEFARVRDRVDPGRVLSSDLARRLDL; from the coding sequence GTGTCTGAGCGCCGGCAGTTCCAGGGCTGGGGGCGGACGGCTCCGGTGATGGCGACCGCCGTCACCGGCACCGCCGGCGAGGTCGGCGACCTGCTGCGATCGGCCGGCCCGCGCGGGCTGATCGCCCGCGGTCTCGGCCGGTCCTACGGCGACGCCGCGCAGAACTCCGGTGGTGAGGTGCTCCTGCCGATCGAGGGGCAGCCGCGGCTGGTCGGGGACCGGGTGGTCGCGGCGGCGGGCACCTCCCTGCACGACCTGATCCGGTTCCTGCTGCCGCACGGCCGCTTCCTGCCGGTGACTCCGGGCACCCGCTACGTGAGCGTCGGGGGGGCGATCGCCTGTGACGTGCACGGCAAGAGCCACCACGTCACGGGCACGTTCGGCGCCCACGTCGACAGCTTCGACCTGGTCACCCCGGACGGGACGACCCGCACGGTGACCGCGGAGGGCGAGCCCGAGCTGTTCTGGGCCACCGTCGGCGGGATGGGCCTGACCGGGGTGGTCACATCGGCCACCCTGCGCACCATCGCGGTCGAGTCGGGCTGGGTCGACGTGACCACCGACCGTTTCGAGGATCTCCACTCGCTGATGGCGGCCATGCGCGAGGGGGACGACGCCTGGACCTACTCGGTGGCCTGGGTCGACACGCTGTCGCGGGGCAGGTCCGGAGCCGGGCCCGGTCGATCGGTGCTGACCCGCGGGGAGCACGCCGCCCGGGCCGCGCTCGACGCCCGCCGCTCCGGTACGCCGTACCCCCTGCCGGGCGACCCCCGCCTCGGTGCCCCGCGGGGCCTCCCGTCGGGACTCGTCTCGCCGCTGTCGGTCCGGGCGTTCAACGAGCTGTGGTTCCGCAAGGCGCCACGGCACCGGTCCGGCGAGCTGCAGACCCTGGCCACCTTCTTCCACCCGCTGGACGGCGTCGCGGACTGGAACCGGCTCTACGGGCCGGCCGGGTTCGTGCAGTACCAGCTGGTCGTGCCCGACGAGGCCGGCGACGTCGTGCGCGACGCCGTGGCGACCCTCGCGGCCAGTGGCCACGCGTCGTTCCTGGCGGTGCTCAAGCGTTTCGGTCCCGCCAACGCCGGTCTGCTGTCCTTCCCGATGGCCGGCTGGACCCTCGCCCTGGACCTCCCGGCCCGGCCCGGGCTGGGCAGGCTCCTGGACCGCCTCGACGACGCCGTCGTCGAGGCCGGCGGCCGGATCTACCTCGCCAAGGACTCCCGGCTCCGGGCCGACCGGTTCGCCGCGATGTATCCCCGGCGCGAGGAGTTCGCCCGGGTCCGTGACAGGGTCGACCCCGGACGGGTCCTGAGCTCCGACCTCGCCCGCCGCCTCGACCTGTGA
- a CDS encoding glycosyltransferase family 4 protein has protein sequence MAEGLAARGARVTVFSAAHAGAPPEDEIRGVRYVRRGSKLSVYARGMQALGRGDLGDPDLVVDVQNGLPFFSRLVTRRPVVVLVHHVHREQWPVVYPGFTGTVGWWIERRLAPLLYRRCQYVTGSRATRDELAQLGVDPRRIAVVHYGTDRLGPVQAAKTSEPSICVVGRLVPHKQVEHAIDAVLELRKELPGTTLTVVGSGWWEAELHAYAAARDAGDAVRFLGQADEATREQVYEESWVLALPSLKEGWGLVVGEAALAGTPTVAYASAGGTRESVVDGVSGLLVDDQPEFVDALRRLLTDHELRARLAEGARTHGGRYTWDQTRAGFADVVRRVLAGERVSTD, from the coding sequence GTGGCCGAGGGCCTGGCCGCGCGCGGCGCCCGGGTCACCGTCTTCAGCGCGGCGCACGCCGGCGCCCCGCCCGAGGACGAGATCCGTGGCGTCCGCTACGTGCGCCGTGGCTCCAAGCTCTCGGTCTACGCCCGCGGCATGCAGGCCCTCGGCCGCGGCGACCTCGGCGACCCCGACCTCGTGGTCGACGTCCAGAACGGGCTCCCCTTCTTCAGCCGGCTGGTCACCCGCCGGCCGGTGGTGGTGCTGGTCCACCACGTCCATCGCGAGCAGTGGCCCGTGGTCTACCCCGGCTTCACCGGCACGGTCGGCTGGTGGATCGAGCGACGCCTCGCCCCCTTGCTCTACCGGCGCTGCCAGTACGTCACCGGGTCCCGGGCCACCCGCGACGAGCTCGCCCAGCTCGGCGTGGACCCCCGCCGGATCGCCGTGGTCCACTACGGCACCGACCGCCTCGGCCCGGTCCAGGCGGCGAAGACCAGCGAGCCGAGCATCTGCGTGGTCGGCCGGCTGGTGCCCCACAAGCAGGTGGAGCACGCGATCGACGCCGTGCTCGAGCTGCGCAAGGAGCTGCCCGGCACCACCCTGACCGTGGTCGGCAGCGGCTGGTGGGAGGCGGAGCTGCACGCGTACGCCGCGGCCCGCGACGCCGGGGACGCCGTCCGGTTCCTCGGCCAGGCCGACGAGGCCACCAGGGAGCAGGTGTACGAGGAGTCCTGGGTGCTGGCGCTGCCCTCGCTCAAGGAGGGCTGGGGGCTGGTGGTCGGCGAGGCCGCTCTCGCGGGCACCCCCACGGTCGCCTACGCGAGCGCGGGCGGGACCCGGGAGTCGGTGGTCGACGGGGTCTCCGGGCTGCTGGTCGACGACCAACCGGAGTTCGTGGACGCGCTGCGGCGGTTGCTCACCGACCACGAGCTGCGGGCACGGCTGGCCGAGGGCGCCCGCACGCACGGCGGGCGCTACACCTGGGACCAGACGCGGGCCGGCTTCGCCGACGTGGTGCGTCGGGTGCTGGCCGGAGAACGGGTCTCGACCGACTAG